Proteins from one Candida orthopsilosis Co 90-125, chromosome 2 draft sequence genomic window:
- a CDS encoding Pga26 GPI-anchored adhesin-like protein (protein of the cell wall, role in cell integrity): protein MQFTSLATVASLSAYASAAAYQNGTIVTVDVTVTGYTTYCPEPTTITVTVCEESDICKASEIEVKEPTTVTITEECIIPTSYTTNEITITKTICEEECVTVAPESKAEESTKAAPTEAAPAESAPAESAPAESAPAEIAPVESKPAAVESKAAPVQSAPLEIDTTSTIYQNVTSYEGSGAKNVAGVAAGLVAIAAALL, encoded by the coding sequence ATGCAATTCACTTCATTAGCCACCGTTGCCAGCTTGTCTGCTTATGCTTCAGCTGCTGCTTACCAAAATGGTACCATTGTCACTGTTGATGTTACCGTTACTGGTTACACCACCTACTGTCCAGAACCAACCACTATAACTGTCACTGTTTGTGAAGAGTCTGACATTTGTAAAGCAAGTGAAATTGAAGTTAAAGAACCAACGACTGTTACAATCACTGAAGAATGTATCATTCCAACTTCTTACACTACCAATGAGATCACTATCACCAAGACCATCTGTGAAGAAGAATGTGTCACTGTTGCCCCAGAATCTAAAGCAGAAGAATCTACAAAGGCTGCTCCTACTGAAGCTGCCCCTGCTGAATCTGCCCCTGCTGAATCTGCCCCTGCTGAATCTGCCCCTGCTGAAATTGCTCCTGTTGAATCTAAACCAGCCGCTGTTGAATCCAAAGCTGCTCCAGTTCAATCAGCACcacttgaaattgacacCACTTCTACCATCTACCAAAATGTTACTTCATATGAAGGTTCTGGTGCTAAGAATGTCGCTGGTGTTGCCGCTGGTTTGGTAGCTATTGCCGCTGCTTTATTATAA
- a CDS encoding Prc3 carboxypeptidase Y precursor, protein MKTSTLLQALTVASTTQALFGGLGGLFGDKNDQVLLVNENVEHQSSVDAELDAIYNQMEYSPEILTKAWKDMRTRLSPSKISQLVKQYRQKLTSPMKKLKLEQEESEQFEILSNDKFRDYSLRIKNTNPEILGLDTVKQYTGYIDVESIDHHYFFWFFESRNDPKNDPIVLWLNGGPGCSSATGLFFELGPSSINSTLQPVYNPYSWNSNASVIFLDQPVGVGYSYSGGDEVRNTETAAKDVYVFLELFFQKFPQFTQNKFHIAGESYAGHYVPKFASEIINNADRSFELASVLIGNGITDPLIQAGEYRPMACGQGGYKPVLTEEQCDQMERDFPKCASLAKLCYKFQNAFSCVPAQYYCDLKLLQPYIETGLNPYDIRKPCAEEGGNCYLEMNYIDDYLNLDYVKQAVGASNIDIFTSCDDTVFRNFLLDGDEFKPFQQYVAELLDHQIPVLIYAGDKDYICNWLGNYAWVNKLDYEHGEAFANEPLKPWITTKVTTTGDTSLDIQFKKRPAGEVKNYKNFTFLRVYDAGHMVPYDQPSNSLLMLNTWIQGDYSFGVSPS, encoded by the coding sequence ATGAAGACATCAACCCTACTTCAAGCACTTACAGttgcttcaacaactcaGGCACTCTTTGGTGGACTCGGTGGTCTTTTTGGTGATAAGAATGACCAGGTTTTATTGGTGAACGAAAATGTCGAACACCAATCATCAGTTGATGCCGAGTTAGATGCCATTTATAATCAAATGGAATATTCGCCAGAGATTTTGACTAAAGCCTGGAAAGATATGCGAACTAGGTTATCGCCCTCTAAAATTTCCCAATTGGTAAAACAGTATAGGCAGAAATTAACTTCaccaatgaagaaattgaagttggaGCAAGAAGAGTCTGAGcagtttgaaattttgtcCAATGACAAATTCAGGGATTATTCATtaagaatcaaaaatacCAACCCAGAAATTTTGGGTCTTGATACCGTCAAACAATATACTGGGTACATTGACGTCGAAAGCATTGATCATCACTACTTTTTCTGGTTTTTCGAGAGTAGAAATGACCCTAAAAATGATCCAATCGTTTTGTGGTTGAATGGAGGACCAGGATGTAGTAGTGCTACGGGTTTGTTCTTTGAGTTGGGaccttcttcaatcaattccacATTGCAACCGGTCTACAATCCATATTCATGGAACTCCAACGCTTCAGTAATTTTCTTGGATCAACCAGTTGGTGTCGGTTATTCATATTCAGGTGGTGATGAAGTGAGAAACACCGAGACTGCAGCCAAGGATGTCTATGTATTTCTAGAAttgtttttccaaaaattcCCCCAATTCACCCAAAATAAGTTCCACATTGCTGGAGAATCTTATGCTGGCCATTATGTTCCAAAATTTGCTAGtgaaattatcaataatGCTGATCGTTCGTTCGAATTGGCATCAGTTTTGATTGGTAATGGTATTACAGACCCTTTGATTCAGGCAGGAGAGTACAGACCAATGGCATGTGGTCAAGGTGGGTACAAGCCCGTCTTAACAGAAGAGCAATGTGATCAAATGGAGCGTGATTTCCCAAAATGTGCAAGTTTGGCAAAATTGTGttataaatttcaaaatgcaTTTTCCTGTGTTCCTGCTCAATACTATTGCGATCTCAAACTTTTGCAACCTTATATCGAGACAGGTTTGAACCCATACGACATTAGGAAACCTTGTGCAGAGGAAGGAGGTAACTGCTATTTGGAAATGAATtacattgatgattatttGAACTTGGATTATGTTAAGCAAGCTGTTGGTGCTTCCAACATTGACATTTTTACCTCCTGTGATGATACTGTATTCAGAAACTTCCTTTTGGATGGAGATGAGTTTAAGCCTTTCCAACAATATGTTGCAGAGTTATTAGATCACCAAATTCCCGTCTTGATTTATGCTGGTGACAAGGACTATATTTGTAACTGGTTAGGAAACTACGCGTGGGTTAACAAGTTAGACTACGAGCATGGTGAAGCTTTTGCCAATGAGCCTTTGAAACCATGGATTACAACTAAAGTCACCACTACTGGTGACACTTCACttgatattcaatttaagAAGAGGCCAGCTGGTGAAGTcaagaattacaaaaatttcaCCTTCTTGAGAGTATATGATGCTGGACACATGGTTCCATACGATCAACCAAGCAACTCCTTGTTAATGCTTAATACTTGGATTCAAGGTGATTATTCATTTGGGGTTTCCCCAAGTTGA
- a CDS encoding RSC chromatin remodeling complex component — MPSLVPITTNPRTITPLNGSTPDVSQFGFGQYQSIGSNYGLYGGYMQPQTIGSNHRGINEKSRIIMGLKSGIPSEIDWALMSLARNSIQPYLQFEEDTFIAHELIKYLYQPFHLIHDKKYNLVNQSMLTHSLDALLTLRNSVQDLSNQQWLSQIGSFKKQLIDILKFLSNWLFSSGKQINELSGFEDQFSEALTYIIDLLEPLTCYYINNSKNDVLFNALMQILCVTDDKNLFINILKCISHLLITWHKNSKGSDEDDDNIDDDDQTLDQEEDDTKVTNNCVDAITDQQLEHVINTLLVGDNDLNNAVLDFLKMYLFSEALHKDHPNSVKDSQRLRLKNLLQLATTKSNYETLVKQLPLLLVSNLPLMEPVDPQPVPNTFLTRRTQHSNAPLSAPELTKDLYRIMLQFPEPARATTWLHCCYEPTTSDKVEVTQISIWKSYETQFQEIWKVDGRERNPNLHPLLPAVDFIKNVTKAFPNAEAKVLTIQDEGEEQSRKKFIIQGIQPRQFPVSIETGNYEALKSSSEILQQEGSTTLPIGHFDSRGFENFVASESELILSEENKVVQSHLNSINESSRDILEYIIKEILEREHDHDHAASNLFRLHNSYWLPDLVYANPSLVESGIINSKWLQYLL, encoded by the coding sequence ATGCCCTCACTTGTTCCAATAACTACAAATCCTAGGACTATCACTCCGCTTAATGGTTCTACCCCAGATGTATCCCAATTTGGATTCGGCCAATACCAGAGTATAGGGTCAAATTATGGCTTGTATGGAGGTTACATGCAACCACAAACAATTGGCAGCAATCATCGAGGCATCAACGAAAAGCTGAGGATAATAATGGGGTTAAAATCAGGAATACCatctgaaattgattggGCGTTGATGAGTTTGGCAAGAAATTCAATCCAGCCTTACTTgcaatttgaagaagatacaTTTATCGCCCATGAATTAATTAAGTATTTGTATCAACCTTTTCATTTGATACATGATAAAAAGTATAATTTAGTGAATCAGAGCATGCTTACTCACAGTCTAGATGCACTTTTGACTTTGCGAAATTCCGTTCAAGACTTGAGTAATCAGCAATGGTTGTCACAAATTGGcagtttcaaaaaacaattgattgatatcTTGAAATTCTTGTCGAACTGGCTTTTCCTGTCCGGAAAGCAAATAAATGAACTATCCGGTTTCGAAGACCAGTTTTCAGAAGCTTTAACATACATTATTGACTTATTAGAGCCCTTGACGTGTTattacatcaacaattcaaagaaTGATGTACTTTTTAACGCGTTGATGCAAATACTTTGTGTGACGGATGATAAAAACCTATTTATAAACATTCTAAAGTGTATTTCGCATTTGCTTATCACGTGGCACAAGAATTCCAAAGGttctgatgaagatgacgacaatattgatgatgacgaccAAACTTTGGACCAGGAGGAAGATGACACCAAAGTCACAAATAACTGCGTTGATGCTATAACAGATCAACAATTAGAACACGTAATCAACACCTTGTTAGTTGGTGACAACGATTTGAACAATGCAGTGTTGGActttttgaagatgtaCCTCTTTTCGGAAGCTTTACATAAGGACCATCCTAATTCTGTAAAGGACTCACAACGATTAAGATTAAAGAATTTGTTACAACTAGCAACTACAAAATCTAACTATGAAACATTGGTCAAACAGCTTCCTTTGCTACTCGTGTCAAACCTTCCATTAATGGAGCCCGTAGATCCACAACCAGTCCCAAACACGTTTCTTACCAGACGTACTCAACACTCAAATGCTCCCCTTTCCGCACCTGAATTGACCAAAGATTTGTATAGGATCATGCTTCAATTCCCAGAGCCGGCAAGGGCAACCACGTGGTTACATTGTTGCTACgaaccaacaacaagcgataaagttgaagtgacacaaatttcaatttggaaatcTTATGAAACCCAGTTTCAAGAAATCTGGAAAGTCGATGGAAGAGAACGAAACCCAAATTTGCATCCATTGTTACCTGCCgttgatttcatcaaaaatgtAACCAAAGCCTTTCCAAATGCCGAGGCAAAAGTGTTAACCATTCAGgatgaaggagaagaacaatcaagaaaaaagtTTATCATTCAAGGTATACAGCCTAGACAATTTCCAGTTAGTATAGAAACAGGGAATTACGAAGCGTTGAAATCGTCTTCGGAAATCTTACAACAAGAAGGTTCGACAACTTTACCAATTGGCCATTTTGATTCAAGgggatttgaaaattttgttgcttCCGAGCTGGAACTAATCTTAAGCGAGGAAAACAAAGTAGTCCAATCACATTTGAATTCGATCAATGAGTCAAGTCGCGATATTTTGGAGTATATTATCAAAGAGATTTTAGAAAGGGAACATGACCATGATCATGCAGCATCTAATCTTTTCAGGCTACACAACAGCTACTGGTTACCTGACTTGGTTTACGCCAATCCCTCGTTAGTTGAGTCCGGGATCATCAATAGCAAATGGCTACAATATCTTCTATAG
- a CDS encoding Gim5 heterohexameric cochaperone prefoldin complex subunit, whose product MSQPQKVDLNSLPPQQLVEIRKNIDQEINHFTQSLQALQTAQLKLKDCITSINNLEKSKAEDMLVPLSSSLYIPGKAVTKQDYLVDIGTGYYVEKKAEDAKKVYDKKIKKLDEDAKKLRDILVQKNELLNGLNLILRRKVIEMEKQQETKA is encoded by the coding sequence ATGTCACAGCCTCAAAAGGTAGACCTCAATTCACTTCCACCACAGCAATTGGTGGAGATTCGTAAAAacattgatcaagaaaTCAATCATTTCACACAATCCTTACAAGCTTTACAAACAgcacaattgaaattgaaagattgtATAACCAGTATAAACAACCTAGAGAAATCCAAAGCTGAAGACATGTTGGTGCCATTGTCAAGCTCATTATATATTCCGGGAAAGGCAGTCACTAAACAAGATTACTTGGTGGATATTGGCACAGGATATTATGTTGAGAAAAAGGCAGAGGATGCTAAAAAAGTCTATGAcaaaaagatcaagaaaCTAGACGAGGATGCAAAGAAGTTGAGGGATatacttgttcaaaaaaatgaattgtTAAATGGTCTCAACTTGATTTTAAGGAGAAAGGTAATTGAAAtggaaaaacaacaagaaacaaaagctTAA
- a CDS encoding Rad10 protein (similar to C. parapsilosis CPAR2_107560 and C. albicans RAD10 similar to S. cerevisiae RAD10, involved in nucleotide excision repair), translating to MANPNDSNNDKNTENVDSSSFASILAGVKRMRDEHGGDFSENDITIQRKPQQQKPSPPTASSPVKPITNNITTARKVLETQRATLEKPTAKPVSPVPQQPKQSSPPPRLSSSNVSNQIRPGRLPQQPRSSGLSDILVHKSQEKNPLLSESMMKTTPWVFDGSILSDYYISPTFQILFLSLKYHKLRPEYIWTRLKRLNKGSTIIENRKDNNLRVLLVVVDIDSHQEVLRKLSDFCIKHDLSLVLAWSFEEAGNYIALGKHLDNAPHQAKQSIRGFKGADYSSNVVEAFTGIKSVNKTDVSNLLANYKSVKEMVLQCSKHDNEMLGNIPGMGAVKRRNLKQVFSEPFILNKVPKE from the coding sequence GATGAACATGGTGGTGATTTTTCGGAAAATGACATAACAATACAGAGAAAGCCCCAACAGCAAAAACCATCACCTCCCACTGCTAGTTCACCAGTGAAGCCAATCACAAACAATATAACAACTGCAAGGAAAGTATTGGAAACACAAAGAGCAACTTTAGAGAAACCAACAGCAAAACCAGTCTCGCCTGTTCCTCAACAACCTAAGCAATCGTCACCACCACCTCGCCTCTCATCTTCCAATGTTAGCAATCAAATACGGCCAGGTAGACTACCACAACAGCCAAGATCAAGCGGCCTATCCGATATACTTGTGCACAAGTCACAAGAGAAGAACCCTTTGTTGAGTGAATCGATGATGAAAACAACCCCCTGGGTTTTTGATGGAAGTATATTATCTGACTACTACATTAGTCCcacttttcaaatccttttcTTGTCATTAAAGTATCACAAGTTGAGACCTGAGTATATTTGGACTAGACTAAAGAGGTTGAATAAAGGATCGACTATAATTGAGAATCGAAAAGATAATAACTTACGCGTCTTATTAgtagttgttgatattgattcGCATCAAGAAGTGTTGCGAAAATTGTCAGATTTTTGTATCAAGCATGACTTGTCATTGGTGCTAGCCTGGTCATTTGAAGAGGCTGGGAATTATATTGCACTTGGCAAACATCTCGATAACGCTCCACACCAAGCAAAACAGAGTATTCGAGGATTCAAAGGAGCAGATTACAGTTCAAATGTAGTTGAAGCATTTACAGGAATTAAATCAGTTAATAAAACTGATGTTTCTAATCTATTAGCAAATTATAAATCGGTCAAGGAGATGGTCTTGCAATGCAGTAAACACGACAATGAGATGTTGGGAAACATACCTGGTATGGGTGCCGTGAAACGACGCAATTTGAAGCAAGTATTTCTGGAGCCATTTATATTGAACAAGGTTCCAAAAGAATAA